One stretch of Candidatus Hydrogenedentota bacterium DNA includes these proteins:
- a CDS encoding anaerobic ribonucleoside-triphosphate reductase activating protein, whose translation MRFGGFQPFTLSDYPGRTAAIVFAQGCNFRCPFCHNGSLLSAVADERDLVPEEIVLAELRRRHGLIEGLVVTGGEPTLQAALPAFLGKVKALGLLVKLDTNGSRPEMLARLLRAGLVDYVAMDVKAPREKYDLLAGVKAPLDAVRESIRLIAGSGVAHHFRTTAPPALLSARDLETIRRELPPDAAHRVQEFKPEHALDPAACAAARTA comes from the coding sequence ATGCGTTTCGGGGGCTTTCAACCGTTCACGCTAAGCGACTACCCCGGGAGGACGGCGGCCATCGTCTTCGCCCAGGGGTGCAATTTCCGGTGCCCCTTCTGCCACAACGGCTCCCTGCTTTCCGCGGTGGCCGACGAGCGCGACCTCGTCCCGGAGGAGATTGTGCTGGCGGAGCTGAGGCGGCGCCACGGGCTGATCGAGGGCCTGGTGGTCACGGGGGGCGAGCCCACGCTTCAGGCCGCCCTGCCCGCTTTCCTGGGAAAAGTGAAGGCGCTGGGGCTCCTGGTGAAGCTGGACACCAACGGCAGCCGACCGGAGATGCTGGCCCGGCTGCTGCGCGCCGGATTGGTGGATTACGTTGCCATGGACGTGAAGGCGCCCCGGGAGAAATACGACCTGCTCGCCGGCGTGAAAGCCCCCCTGGACGCCGTGCGGGAGAGCATCCGGCTCATCGCCGGTTCCGGGGTGGCCCACCATTTCCGCACCACCGCGCCCCCCGCGCTGCTGAGCGCCCGGGACCTGGAGACGATCCGGCGGGAGCTGCCCCCCGACGCTGCGCACCGCGTGCAGGAGTTCAAGCCGGAGCATGCCCTGGACCCCGCCGCCTGCGCCGCCGCACGAACCGCCTGA